The genomic window GGACAGGAGGAGAGTGGGAGTGGAGCTGGAAGACAGCAGTATTGGAGTTCCTATCCTACAGTTCAACTCCTACACACTGTAAGACACTTCTATATAATGTGCAGACATTCTTATACACACAGGACTGTGATTGCACATTTTTCATAATGAGGACCctgacgtttttgtttttttttttcttcaatgacAAGTGGCTTTGAATTGCACTTTATTTAGCTTAGCTACTCCAGGTTTAGTCTGTAAATGATGGATTTCTGGTGTTGGGTTTTCATCAGTATACTGTACTAACAATTACTGTATTAGTAATTCCATTATTGGTATTTCTCTGCTCATATATCATCAAACCAAACCTCTTATATGTGATATGGGGttttaatgacataataatatgtGATGTCCCAATATAGTAAGGGAGTGGTGAAGATTGACTCTGATACATACAGGTAAGTGTATGTACCACAAGTCATTTTCTCAGTTACATTAATTCTATCCAGAAATGATATGACACATTACATGATACTCGTAGTATCTGAAAGTTTCATTAAATTTTAGTTCTGCTATTAGAAGTACATTTACTCTTCCAGTGCTCTGCAAATCTTTAAGTCTGAACTCCACCCATCAGTGTACAAACTACATTCAGGAGAAAAGGAAGGGCTCAGTCTTTATGGTAGGCAGCTTTGAAGGATTAAAGGACATTGGTTCATCTTTTTGGCTATAAAGATTATTTATGCTAACTGCTTGTTCCTATTGTGTTTTGCAGGGATGTTAAATCGATGTAAGTGCAAGTTTGGCTCCAAACTACTACGGTAAAAAACATATCTTACCCTTTattcatgcattttattttttgtctgggCACATTCAGACAAAAAGTAATGAAGAGTCACTCTGTAGAATATCTGTGCTGCTCAAATAAAGAGAATAGAGTATGTTTTGGGAACTGTTGTCACACTTGTGAAGTTGGTACATTTGTGTTTGATAAAACTTAGGTGTCTTTCTATTTATGGCAGTGAAAAATCAATTTGTCTAAATTTTCCACATAAATATCCATCATCTGGTTTTGATGTTATATATGCTTTGATGTACAGGGTCTCAATGACTTCATTAAAAGTCttgaaaaagtctgaaatacaaAACTATTTTAGGAATTACTGTATTAAAGTGACTGGACAAGATCCACTAGTGTCAACTTTAAATGTGATTTGGTGGAAAATTTGGATTGAACAGATAGTGTGTCATGATGTGGTGTGCAAGTTAATGTGGTGTTTTCTCATTAAAAATAACTATTTCTAAATGATTTTGCTTTTATCTAATTTGTGTATGTTGAAGTGAAGCAGCATCTGAAATATAACCTGAGGATAGTTCTTAAATTGCATTCATAATATTCCTAAAAAGTCCTAAATGCTTACATTTAACTTGTTGAGACCTGCTAAAACCCTGGATGTAGATCTGTAGGTGTTGTAAATATATCTGTCGAGGCCcgaaacggaatctggcccgattcagaatcaggccggcccagaatggaattctattctaggccggcctagaatggaatcctgctgctataatgttatttttataccatgtttaatgcaaatgatccataattccataatttgtcataattttacattttcagtcttacataccttgagtaactattgtcaatttcagtcgatttcactgtaccatatattggtggggagtaccactaggttctatttgtaaataaagtgtattatagtttacaattaaaatgttgtttgtttcattttttttcacatatttgcaaattccatgtattgatttttgttataatttagatcatttgcattaaacatggtataaaaataacattatagcagcaggattccattctaggccggcctagaatagaattccattctgggctggcccgattctgaattgggccagattccgttttgggcctcgacatatctTTTTTATAACACTCTGTTGATTGTTAAAACTGGAGGATGGAAAATTTACTACATTTGTAAACCTCTGACCTCTTTGCTCTTAGCCAGTGGTTTCTGCGGCCAACACGGGACCTGGATGTTTTGCACAGAAGACAGAAAGTGATGCGTTTCTTCACATCGCCTCAAAACTCTGACATTTTGAGCACTTTGCAGTCGTCGCTCCGCAACATCAGAAACATTGCAGTAACAACTCTGACAAACTTCTTTCTCCACATCTGTGAACACTTACCCTCCACCTACTGAGTCACCATCTGTACACTGACATCATGTCATCTCCCTAAAGCTaatatgtgtgtgtctctgtgtgtggtaGACCATTCTGCGCAGGATGTCACTCTCTCACACTAAAGTGACTGATTGGCAGAGTCTCTACAAGGTTAGAGCTTTAGTATTATTGAGCATATCATATAATATCTGATCCAAGGCTTTGTTAAGTGTGCAAAAAgaattgtgtgtgtatatgtgtgtgtatgtcagaCAGTGTACAGTGCAATTTGTATCAGGGACACAGTTCGTAAGCTTCCACAAACCATTGAGCTTTTTCATGAGATTAGTGAGGGGTTCTCTGATGACCTCCATTATATCGCCTCACTCATCAGCCGAGTTGTAAGTTCTCCTTCTCACGCGTCCTCAATTGActgaatattttagaaattttgtgGCTTTTGTTTCAGTATTCAGTAATACTAAGTGGTTGAGCATGGTTAAATTGTATGGTTCTCTGATTTGTACCCTAAAGGTGGATTTTGAAACTAGTACAGCAGAAAACCGCTTCACCGTCAAACCAAATGTGGATCCAGCAGTTGATGAAAGTAAGTGCACCTATGCATATAAAGTTGAAGCGAGTAGCTAGCCACTTTGTGTatggaatataataataatagtaataataataataataataataataatgactatgaTAATAATAAACTTGTACTTGTATAGTAAAGATTAAAACCACCAGTCACATCAAAtgcgtaaaacacaataaatgcatttGTATGAAAAAATCCTGCATGGAAGGCGCACAAaagacaaatacaaaataaaacgtTGGAAGATTTAAAGCCATAAATTAAACACcaggaataaaatataagaacAAGAGATACTTATAAGTATGTGAACTTTATATGATGCGTTCTCTCTTCTTCCACTAGAAAAGAGGAAGATGATAGGGTTGTCTGACTTCCTGACAGATGTAGCCAGGAGAGAACTGGAACATCTGGATTCTCGCATCTCCTCCTGCTGTGTCATATACATCCCTCTGGTCTGAGCTTACACCCACACAATGGCTGTTTGATATACAGTATCTCTGTACAAACTACATTTATATGGTGGGAGTTTGAGACTCAGCACCATGAAATTACTTCTCTGGAAAACTAGTACTATAATAGAACTCATATATCATTGTTAAACTCCCCTTGTAGATAGGATTTCTGCTCTCTGTCCCTCGGCTGCCCAGCATGGTGGAGAAAGAGGATTTTGAGATAGAGGGGCTTGATTTTATGGTTGGTGTAAAAACTTCCAAGAatcgtgtgtgtgtggtgtgtttttattgctggtTAATGTTAGTCTTTTCTTTATGTGCAtctttatgtgtgtttatttgttcatGGCTAGTTTCTGTCAGAGGATCGTCTTCACTATCGCAGCCGAAGAACCAAAGAGTTAGATGACCTCCTGGGGGATTTACACTGTGACATTAGAGGTTTGTTTATGTTCGTACAAATAGGAAACACTCATGTAATAGCTGCATATTCAACACACATTTTCAACATAACTCTGTTTACTCAGACATGGAGACGGCAATTATGACACAGTTGCAGAACACTGTCCTCCAGAGGAGCACGTCTCTGTACAAGGTTGGTGTGCACTTCTAGGTGTAAGCTTAAATGAAATGTTGAATATTTTATCACTTTGATGACATGTCTTTTTTATGACAGTGAGGCTTTTAACATGTCCAAGTGAATGTAGTGGGATGGGAGGCTCATTTTGATTATGAAACTCCAGTGTACGCTTATGATATTTGTCTAAttataatgttatattttgccATTTAAAATGTTATTGCTATTTGTAAGACACAATAAATGACTGCATTGTTATGACTATCACAGCTATGGCCAGAATTGTCTTGCTTTTAAGTAGATTACAACTTTGCTTTTGAATTAATCTAACAGAAACACTGAGCTTTATTATTACAAAGTCTTGAGTTTATTAAGTTTTATTAAAGAGAGACCTCAAATCTCTCTCATGCGATTAAAGTACTCACTCTTATCCACTCTGACTGTGGCTGTTAAGGAGTCTCATGGTGAATCTTAACAATTGTCACAGAATAAAAAACAGCCAGAACATCCAAAAACAAGTCCCAAACCATTCATGCTGCATGAACAACTTTTATGTCTATCCGCATACTCAGTATAGTCCAGTACTCTTTATACTCAGTATAGTTTACACTAAATATGGCTAGATGCTGTTTCCATCTCATTTATCAACATACTGCGGGTAAGCATAAGTATTTCTGACCCAATTTTGTCCACATCCCCTCAACAACTCCTGGTTGACCATAAGTAAAAACAGCACCATTAAGAACATTCAGAGCAAATGTTTATTGTGTAGGTTTTGGATCTCACTGCTGAACTTGACTGTCTGATGGCTATGAGCAGCGCTTCCCAAGAGTATGGCTATACCCCACCCAAACTAACCAACCACAGAAGAATAATAATCACAGAGGGCAGGTAGGTACCCAGAATACATGCAAACAGTTATCCTGGGTACTCTTCTAAATTAAATTGTGcagataaaaaaaatagtaagttAAAGTATGATGTGAAGCATGTCATAAATCAATCTCGTGTGGCATTAGTGTGATTACTTGTCACATAGAAAGagcacagacaaaaacacaggtGCAGACACCAGATTCACATAAACACAAAGCATTATTGACACTAATAAAACTGTGGTAGAAGACTGctacatgtactgtatatattttattatttgctAGACACCCATTGTTTGAGCTGTGCTCTCCTGTGTTTGTGGCCAACTCCTATCACTGCACCGAGTCCCAGGCCAGAGTCAAGATCATCACTGGCCCCAATTCCTCTGGCAAGAGCATCTACCTCAAACAGgtcagaaaatgtgttttgttcCAGTCAGTAACTTAAATGTGGGATTAGACAAGTAACACTTCTGTGGAACATGGATATTTATGTGAATGTTTGCACTGATACAAAGACTTAGtgtgatttttctgttttgacatgtATGTGGCCCATTGTGTCCatgtttctgtttcctgtttaCATCAAATGAGAGTTCCTGTGACTGTTGGTGTTTTTGAGACTTTAGCCTCATGTATTCTGCTTTCTGATTTGCTCTTAACAGGTGGGTTTGATTGTATTCATGGCTCTAATTGGCTCAAATGTGCCAGCAAAGGAGGCAGAGATTGGTCTTGTGGATGGTATCTTCACGCGCATGCAGAGCAGAGAGTCTGTATCTGTGGGCCTCAGCACCTTTATGATAGACCTCAACCAGGTAACAATAAGCTCACACATACACAATTTATGCACACAAGTTTATCTGTGTGTGTCATAGTGTGGGTGTGGAAATAAAAGATATGAACTTCCAACACTACTGTCCTCCGGCTCCACTCCCACTCTCCACCTGTCAAGACATTTCTGCTAAGCAACTACTGCCTGCTTACAGTGCAGCAATTGCACACAAAGATACAAACACACAGCCTTAATAAAACAACAATGTGTAGGGTAACTGTTTGTCTATTCTCCAGATGGCCCAGGCCCTGAACAGCAGTACAGGCAGCTCATTAGTACTCATCGATGAATTTGGAAAAGGAACTAACACTGTAAGAAGAGTTCTATGTGAATTCAGTACATATGTACAGTCATAATGAGGGCACACATGGTCACTGATGTCAACCATCTGAAATCCCAAGccaatttcattcagttcagaCCGGCAGTACAAACAGACTCTCAGAATAATTTGAAATGTGCCACTTCAAGGCTTTAAGCAAGAAAATAGCAGCAGTTTCAACATGATATGCGTGCCACATATATGCAACACAATAAAAATGCCATGTGGGGCAATCTTCATGTAATGAATCTTAACATAGATGTGTTTACTTTTAATATCTACCGTTTAGTTGTGATGATCATTCCCATACTacatattttcaaaatattcGTAGCCTAGTTTTTTGTTATTGGAGTTTTTTCCTGAATGCTGGCAAAAGCGTAAAGCACTCCAGTACTGTCCCTCTGTTTATTTTAGAGAGAGTCCAAGTTTTTATTTGTCTAAATAAGGAATGGGCAGAGACCAAAAGAAAACAATAAAGGAAAAACACCACCGTTGTTTCTCTGACAGAATGTGAATAGCCATCTTACTTTGACAAAGAAAGCATAATAGATAATATTTACTTAAATATATGCATGCACACATAattatttgtttatgtgtgtgccaTTAAGACCAATCTTTTTTATTTAGATGTCACTTTGATGTCACTGAGGAAATGATACACAGTAACATCAGGAGTGAGAACGTCACACAGATTATGACTGGGTTTGTTTTTGTCACCTATTGCTGCCTAATCAGTAAGAAATGAGGCATCTGTGGGTTGGAGCATTTTATTTGCAGACAAATGGGTGGGAATGTATTGTTCATGATAGCAATGAGCTGTGTCTCAGGCTATCAGGGCTTGTGTAAAGAGCTTAACCTAAATAAGGCTCAGAGTTGGACCACTAGCAACTTCATCCTTACTCAGAAATACAGCCAACAGTATCATGTTCCCCTGTAGGTGGATGGACTATCCTTGCTGGCTGCATCAATCTCTCATTGGCTGAGAAAAGCTCCAGTGGATGTTCCTCATGTTCTCCTGGCTACTAACTTTCATAGTTTGCTGCAGCTGGGCTTGCTGCCCTCCTCGGACTCGCTGTCTCTGCTGGTACTGAGAGACACTGTAACAGCAAAATGATAAAATTCAGTCTGAAACATTTATGTGAATGTATTTTGCTGTTTAATGATGACAAACTAATGTGCTGCAGAACTGTGTTGACAGCTAAAACTTCCACATGCCCAATTAACTTATAAGAGGACAGTACAGATTTGGTTTACCTCATAAGTttatttttaagtatgtgtgtttGTGGTAGTGTAAtaattgtgtgtgttttagaCTCTGGAGACAGCAGTGGATGGGAATGAGTTGGTGTTTCTGTACCAACTGAAAGAAGGGATCTGCCAGTCCAGCTATGCTGCCAACATCGCTGCACTGGCAGGCCTCCCAACAAACCTTGTACAGAGAGCAgtggaggtaaaaatgcaaaaaaaaaaaacaaaaaaaaaaacacagatacacaacagCATCTTCACACTgactatttttgtgtgtgtgtttgggctaGGTCTCTGAACTGTATAGGACAGGAAGGCCCATCAAACGCACTGACAAAGCATCATGTGATGAGCAGGCTAACAGGTTTGTTAAAGTCAAACTGTAAGATTGACAATGAAAACAGTAAAGAGACAGGTCATTGTGTTTGTACATGTTCAGGTGCAGGAGTGTAGTGGAGCAGTTCCTCAACCTGGATCTGGAGGACAAGGACTTGGATCTAAAGCACTTCATGAGAGAGGAGCTCCTGCCCTCTGCTGGGGAGCTTCTGAACCACTGAAACATTCTGCTGCTACTGCAAATACACCTTCACCACTGTGGTCAGTTTGTTCATTCACTACTTTAGATTTTGGTAGGTTTTATGTAAAACAGAATGTTTTTACAACAACTCTaaggaaaaacactgaaatatttatTATTCTGAAAGTGTTTGAGATGCAGTCTGAAATGTATAAGTACTGTATATACATTTCAAAATAATAAATTAGATCAATGAAGCACATTTAAGGCTGCCTACATTGAAATGAATTCAAACCATCCTCTGAAGAGTGCTTTCTAAAATTAACAATCTGTCAAAAAGTTCAAAGAAATTGGAGATTTTCCTCCTCCA from Sphaeramia orbicularis chromosome 16, fSphaOr1.1, whole genome shotgun sequence includes these protein-coding regions:
- the msh5 gene encoding mutS protein homolog 5; protein product: MAAFESLRGGGGVHFSPAGTDIDDEDEEDSPEVLLSVTVQHGQVGLSFYESKDSSLNYMLDTPDNYELHLLTRVIQEVKPNVLIISAKQESSMTRFLQQLATNPDYKPEVVTYPYVDFGLEVGKQRLLSAHLPFLPVSLSEREKMSYLSSCISFDSPLMLRAVGALLKCLDRRRVGVELEDSSIGVPILQFNSYTLKGVVKIDSDTYSALQIFKSELHPSVYKLHSGEKEGLSLYGMLNRCKCKFGSKLLRQWFLRPTRDLDVLHRRQKVMRFFTSPQNSDILSTLQSSLRNIRNIATILRRMSLSHTKVTDWQSLYKTVYSAICIRDTVRKLPQTIELFHEISEGFSDDLHYIASLISRVVDFETSTAENRFTVKPNVDPAVDEKKRKMIGLSDFLTDVARRELEHLDSRISSCCVIYIPLIGFLLSVPRLPSMVEKEDFEIEGLDFMVGFLSEDRLHYRSRRTKELDDLLGDLHCDIRDMETAIMTQLQNTVLQRSTSLYKVLDLTAELDCLMAMSSASQEYGYTPPKLTNHRRIIITEGRHPLFELCSPVFVANSYHCTESQARVKIITGPNSSGKSIYLKQVGLIVFMALIGSNVPAKEAEIGLVDGIFTRMQSRESVSVGLSTFMIDLNQMAQALNSSTGSSLVLIDEFGKGTNTVDGLSLLAASISHWLRKAPVDVPHVLLATNFHSLLQLGLLPSSDSLSLLTLETAVDGNELVFLYQLKEGICQSSYAANIAALAGLPTNLVQRAVEVSELYRTGRPIKRTDKASCDEQANRCRSVVEQFLNLDLEDKDLDLKHFMREELLPSAGELLNH